DNA from Algisphaera agarilytica:
CCTGATTGGCATCGTGGGCGTGGTCGCCTACACCCGTATCCGCGTCCGCCAGGAACCCGCCCTGCTGCGCAGCGAGCGCGAGCCCCACGCCGACGAAGACCTGCCCCGCCGACGCGACGGTCGGCCGCACAACTTCGTCTCCGTGCTCCGCGAAGACGCCGCCTTCCGCTCGTACATGACTTGGCAGTTCTTCGCGGGCATCGCCAACATGATGGGCAACACCGCCTTCGCCCTCTTCGTCATCGAGGAGATCAAGGACCGCGACAACGCCAACACCCTCGGCATGCTACTGACCACCACCGTGCCCTTAGCGTTCGCCACGCTCACCGTGCCGCTGTGGTCCAAGCTGCTCGACCGCCAGCACATCGCACGCTATCGCATCAGCCACGGGCTGACTTGGGTGATCGGCCAGTCGGCGTGCTACGTCGCCGCCGTCACCGGCCACCTCTGGCTGTTCTTCATCCCCATGCTCCTCCGCGGCGTCATGCAGGGCGGGGGCATGATCGCCTGGACCCTCGGCCACAACGACTTCGCCGACAAACGCCTCGCCGCCCTCTACATGGGCATCCACCAAACCCTCACCGGCGTCCGCGGCGCCTTCGCCCCGTTCCTCGGCGTCTGGCTGCTCACCGGCTGGGAAGGCTTTTCCTGGATCGGCGGCGAGGTCCCGCCCTGGGAAGGCATCGGCCCCCAAGTCTTCATCATCACCACCCTCTTCGCCATCGTCGCGTGGTTGGGGTTCGTGAGCCTCACGCAAAAACTCAACGCCGCCGGCGAGGGGGAGGCGAGTGACGGGTAATTCTTCGGAAGCAGCTGACTACACCGAGGCGGTACTCACAGCCAAGACCGCGTAAGTATCAGACGCGAGCTTTTCGTCGCGGCATGAGCACAGATACCCCGAGTGTCATAAGTGCAAGCGTCCCGGGCTCGGGGATGGGCAGCAGGCCGAGGGCCGAGGCATTGCCCGCTCCGAAGTTGTCTTGCCAGACGGTGTAGTCCGCGGCGTCGATGACCCCGTTGCCGTTGCCATCGGCGGCGAGGTTGGTGGTTGATCCGAAGCTGTCTTGCCAGACGGTGTAGTCGGCGGCATCGACGATGCCGTTGCCGTTGTAATCGCCAGCCAAAAGGGACGAGGCCGTGTAAACAAACGCAAGACCCGACGGGCGGAACACCGATTCGCCGATCGATGTACTGTCGCCCGTAGCCGGGTCGATCTCGAATAAGCGATATTCCCCGTCGAAGCCCAAGCCGAGCATCGTGTTGTCGAGCGGATCGAACGCCAGGTCATCAAAGCGGAACACGGATAGTTGGTCGGTGATCAGATCGACCGCGGCCGTCGCCGGGTTGATCTCGTAAAGTGAAGAATCCGAAGACCCGTAGAGCCGGCCGGTGTTGTCGAACGCCAGTGAAGACAGGTTCAGTTCGAATTCACCGACCTCCGTAGATTCACCGGTTAGCGGATCGATCCGATACATCGCACCGCCCTGCGTGCCCGGCGTGGCGAAAAACTCGCCGGTCGTCGGGTGGATGGCTAGCGTGGAGAGAATAGCCAAGGCGTCATACGGGGCTGTTGAGATGACGCTTTGATCGGTGGGGTCGATCTGAAAAATACTGGCGGTCGAATCAAATCCAATACCCCACAAACCGCCGACCGAATCCCCCGCCAAGTCTTCGATACGGAAGCCGAAAGTCCCCAATTCGGTTTCCTGTCCCGTGGCAGGATTGACCTCGAACACGGGCCCGAGGTTCGAGGCCCCGGTGGCATACAGTTGGGCGTCGGTAGAACACGCCACGCCTGCGCTCAGCAGCACCCCCAAAGCTAATCCCGAAATCTTCATCTTTCGCCTTCTGTTGTTTCAATCGCGTCCAAACGACATCGCGTGGTGCCGCATCTGAATTCTACTTTTCTGAGCACGCAAACACGAGGTGGCGATTCACTTATGGGCTTCTGCCTAGCCAATTCGTCGCCGCTTTTTTCTCAAGCCGCCGCCCGTCGCCGAAGCATCATCGGCAAGCCCAGTCCGAGCAGCGCGAGCGTCCCGGGCTCTGGGATGGGCAGCAGGCTCAGGGCGGAAGCGTTGCCTGCTCCGAAGTTGTCTTGCCAGACGGTGTAATCCGCGGCGTCGATGATGCCGTTGCCGTTGCCATCGGCGGCGAGATTGGTGGTGCTGCCGAAGTTGTCGGCCCAGACGGTGTAGTCGGCGGCGTCGACGGTGCCGTTGAGGTTGTAGTCCCCTAGAACCTGAGTAAGCGTGATGGTGATCAAGGCATCCTCTCGGAAGAGGTCTGCTGGGTTCTGGTTGTTGGATTCAGTGTTGAGCATGAAACTGAAATCGCTTCCGTCAGCCAGCACGCCCGCCAATTCAACATTGCGCTGGTCGATACTCACGGTTTCACCTAGTGCCAACCCGTCGATTAAGACGCCATCGACATAGAACGCTGAACCAAAGAAACGAACATGGCTGTCATCAAGGGCGAGAAATCGGCCTGTAAATTCACCCCCGCTGATATTGACATCACTGCCCGAATGTGCACGAAACGCACCGCCAATCACGCCTCCGGAAATATGTGTGTCGGAATAAGCGTTGGCACTGTAATCAGATCCGATGACCCCGCCGGTGATGTTAACGGTCGAGCCGAGAAGGGCACGCATTTGTTTGCCTACGGTTCCGCCACTGATGTTCACGGTGCTGTAGGCGAGCTCGGCGTTGTCGCCGAGGTGACCTCCTTCGATATGGAGTTCGGCGTCGAATACGGCATAGTTCATACCCAAGACGCCGCCCTCTTTTAGGGTGAGTGTTTGGCCACTCGACAGCCCAGACGGCATGCCGTGATTGGCGGAATCAATCACGATGGGGTCGAGATTGATCTCCGGCAGCGCTACGCGGGTCAGCTTGACGTTGTTCAGGTGATCGGTGTCTCGGAAGATAAATACGGATCCGTCCTGAAGGCGTCCTGAAAACAAGCCGCTGCCCAACGAAGGATCGATGGTTGAGCCGGCGTAGTCGCTTCGGTTTAAGCGAAAGTCTCCACCAACGATCTCGACGTTGCTACCCGAATGCGCATACAACCCGCCCCCGACTGTACCGCCGCTCAGCCGAAACGAACTGCCATTCAAAACTGACAGGCGTATGTCAATGGCGCCACCGCTCATCCATACATTGGCTGCCCGGTCGATTTGGGATCCGATACGAAAGTCTATTCCGATTTCACCACCGCTGATGTAAACGTTGCTGCCCGACAAGGCGAGCATATCTTCGCCGACGGTGCCGCCGGTGATATACACATTGCTTCCGGAAGCGGCGGCAAATCGATTGCCGACGCGGCCTCCGCTAATCTCGACTCGGCTGCCGGCGCTCGCCAGAAAAGAGCTTCCAATTTCGCCGCCCGAAAAATAAACCCTTTTACCCGTCTTCGCCGTGAATTGATCGCCCACTACGCCCCCGCTCATATTCACGGTGGTAAAGGCATCGAATCCATTTCCTATGATTCCGCCGGTAATGTTGACTTCCCCATCGCTTATTTGGAGGGAGCTATCAATTTCGCCTCCGCTGATGTTGACAGTGTTGCCAGTAGTGATAGTTGCGGACTTGCCCAGGTAGCCTCCACTCATGCTGAATATGCTGTCATACCTGGCTCTAAAAAGTTCACCAACTGTGCCTCCGCTGAGATGGAACTCTGCGCCACGCAAAATGCTTGGCGTCCGACCAATGATTCCTCCCGACATATTGACGACGCCCCCAGAGTACACCGTGAGGTTACGGCCTACCTCTCCCCCACTAATGTTTAGCTCAGTATTCAAAGTAGTTTCATTGATCAAGCCTACTTTGAAGAAGTTCCCCACCACGCCGGCGTCGTACACATTGAGTGTGGTGTTTGCTCCAATCGATTCGGAATCGCCTATCACCATCGGGGGAGCGTCGATGGTTCCCGATGGAAGTGTTTGCGAGCTAGATTCGGGCGTGGGCCACATAAGATTGGCCAAAACCACAGAGCCCCCAAAGATGAAACCTCTGGATCGGTTAGTCATTTTTTCATGACTAAAAAACATTTATTTCATCCCGGATAAGTTTGATACCATTCCAATTTCCTGAGAGTAAAATACCGAAATACCGAAATACCGCAGACAAGCAAGAGCTATTCCTGCGGCATGCGACAGCTCGACCCAGATGAAGGGCTCGGAAAACGATTGTTCACCCATCCAGACTGATGATAATTCAGAACGACTCGACGACCGGCAAATCGCCCACAATGGGGCCGGCGTAGTCGCGGAAGCTTTCCGCGATGTCGCAGCCGTCGAGGATGTACTTCGGATCGAGGTGCTGGGTCAGGGCGGCGACCTCTTTGATCTCGATACGTTTGTACTCGATCTCGTAGGCGTCGCCGGGCTTGCGGATCATGGCGATCGAGCCGGACTTGTGCTCGCCGGCGAGGGCGTGCTTCACGGCTTCGCGGCCGCACTGACGGGCCTCGGCCTGGTCGACGGCGCTGGCGCAACCGACGAACGAGCGTTGCAGGTAGCCGAAGGTGTCGGCGCGGACGCGGAGTTTTTGGCCGAGCTTTTCGCCGAGCTTGGTCTTGATGAGGCCGGCCAGTAGGTCGCCCAGGGCGCCGGTGCCCGAGAGCTGGACGTTGCCGTGGGCATCTTTCTCGACTTCGTCCTGGAGCTTGGTCATCATCGGGTTGCCGTCGGAATCGTGGATGCCTTCGGAGACGGCGATGAGGCAGCGGCCGTGCTGGGTGTAGACGCGTTCGACGTCGGCGAGGAACTTCTCCTCGCTGAAGTCGGCCTCGGGGACGTAGATCAGGTGCGGACCGTCGTTCTTGCCTTCGCGGCGGCCGAGCATGGACGCGGCGGTGAGGAAGCCGGCGTGGCGGCCCATGACGATGTTGATCTTGATGCCGGGGAGCGCGGCGTTGTCGAGGTTGTCACCCATGAAGGCCTGGGCGACGAACTTGGCGGCGCTGCCGAAGCCGGGGGTGTGGTCGTTGACCATGAGGTCGTTGTCGATGGTCTTGGGCACGTGGTAGGCGGTAAGGTCGTAGCCCTGCTCGGCGGCCATCTCGGCGATGATGCGGCAGGTGTCGGAGCTGTCGTTGCCGCCGGCGTAGAAGAAGTAGTGCACGTCCTGCTTGGCGAAGCTCTCGAAGATGCGCTTGCAGTAGGCGGCGTCGGGCTTGTCGCGGGACGAGCCGAGGGCCGACGACGGGGTGTCGGCGATGCGGTCGAGGAAGTCCTGGGTGCGGGTGGTCAGGTCGATGTAGTCGTCCTTGACCATGCCGGCGACGGCGTGGTGAGCCCCGAGGATCTTGTTGACCTTGCCTTCGCCGGCGGCGATGGAGGCCTGCAGCGCTTCGACGACGCCGACGAGGGACTGGTTGATGACGGCGGTGGGGCCGCCGGACTGGCCGATGACGGCGTTTCCTGCACTCATTCGAGACGCTCCGGGGAACGGGGTGGGGGTGGGGTCAAACCGGGCCAAAACGATGGCCGGGCGCGGCATTCTATGAGAATGGCTCGGGGGTCACAAAGCGAAGGTTGAAGGTGCGGATTGTTGGTTTTACCCCTCCCCCTTGAGGGGGAGGTCGGGTGGGGGTGATGGGCCGTTATGGGTTTGCGAAGTGATCTGAATCTTCGATGCCTCGGCACCCTCCCCTAGCCCCTCCCTCAAGGGAGGGGAATCAAACCGAAATCCACATCAAGAGTTACGCGATCCCGGACAACGCCTGGTCGGCGAGGGCCTGTTCGCTGGAGCTCAGGCTTGAGCGGGCGGCCTTGAGTAGTTCGCGGGCCCGGTCGGGTTGCCGGAGGTAGCGGGCGTAGATCAGGCCGAGGATCAGCTTGATCTGAGACTGCTGGCCGTAGTCGCGGTAGGTGTCGAGGAACAGCTCGTACGCGCGGGCTGCGGTGTCGTA
Protein-coding regions in this window:
- a CDS encoding MFS transporter, producing MIQRAIESFHPARQPWGTRKAFRQELLTSATLPVAVAMLDAGVVGVFGVVVFGISPTQFATIAAAPMFVNLLGFIWARAVKGRRKTAFAGMLMSAMLVLVASVAVLPKDEQGYGAAGLVAAVVLGRCLMAGVVMLRSAVWRMNFPRHVRARITGKFVLMATLLFAAVPAVVGPLLDRDPQLFRVIYPVAALIGIVGVVAYTRIRVRQEPALLRSEREPHADEDLPRRRDGRPHNFVSVLREDAAFRSYMTWQFFAGIANMMGNTAFALFVIEEIKDRDNANTLGMLLTTTVPLAFATLTVPLWSKLLDRQHIARYRISHGLTWVIGQSACYVAAVTGHLWLFFIPMLLRGVMQGGGMIAWTLGHNDFADKRLAALYMGIHQTLTGVRGAFAPFLGVWLLTGWEGFSWIGGEVPPWEGIGPQVFIITTLFAIVAWLGFVSLTQKLNAAGEGEASDG
- a CDS encoding PEP-CTERM sorting domain-containing protein (PEP-CTERM proteins occur, often in large numbers, in the proteomes of bacteria that also encode an exosortase, a predicted intramembrane cysteine proteinase. The presence of a PEP-CTERM domain at a protein's C-terminus predicts cleavage within the sorting domain, followed by covalent anchoring to some some component of the (usually Gram-negative) cell surface. Many PEP-CTERM proteins exhibit an unusual sequence composition that includes large numbers of potential glycosylation sites. Expression of one such protein has been shown restore the ability of a bacterium to form floc, a type of biofilm.); this translates as MFFSHEKMTNRSRGFIFGGSVVLANLMWPTPESSSQTLPSGTIDAPPMVIGDSESIGANTTLNVYDAGVVGNFFKVGLINETTLNTELNISGGEVGRNLTVYSGGVVNMSGGIIGRTPSILRGAEFHLSGGTVGELFRARYDSIFSMSGGYLGKSATITTGNTVNISGGEIDSSLQISDGEVNITGGIIGNGFDAFTTVNMSGGVVGDQFTAKTGKRVYFSGGEIGSSFLASAGSRVEISGGRVGNRFAAASGSNVYITGGTVGEDMLALSGSNVYISGGEIGIDFRIGSQIDRAANVWMSGGAIDIRLSVLNGSSFRLSGGTVGGGLYAHSGSNVEIVGGDFRLNRSDYAGSTIDPSLGSGLFSGRLQDGSVFIFRDTDHLNNVKLTRVALPEINLDPIVIDSANHGMPSGLSSGQTLTLKEGGVLGMNYAVFDAELHIEGGHLGDNAELAYSTVNISGGTVGKQMRALLGSTVNITGGVIGSDYSANAYSDTHISGGVIGGAFRAHSGSDVNISGGEFTGRFLALDDSHVRFFGSAFYVDGVLIDGLALGETVSIDQRNVELAGVLADGSDFSFMLNTESNNQNPADLFREDALITITLTQVLGDYNLNGTVDAADYTVWADNFGSTTNLAADGNGNGIIDAADYTVWQDNFGAGNASALSLLPIPEPGTLALLGLGLPMMLRRRAAA
- a CDS encoding PEP-CTERM sorting domain-containing protein (PEP-CTERM proteins occur, often in large numbers, in the proteomes of bacteria that also encode an exosortase, a predicted intramembrane cysteine proteinase. The presence of a PEP-CTERM domain at a protein's C-terminus predicts cleavage within the sorting domain, followed by covalent anchoring to some some component of the (usually Gram-negative) cell surface. Many PEP-CTERM proteins exhibit an unusual sequence composition that includes large numbers of potential glycosylation sites. Expression of one such protein has been shown restore the ability of a bacterium to form floc, a type of biofilm.); this translates as MKISGLALGVLLSAGVACSTDAQLYATGASNLGPVFEVNPATGQETELGTFGFRIEDLAGDSVGGLWGIGFDSTASIFQIDPTDQSVISTAPYDALAILSTLAIHPTTGEFFATPGTQGGAMYRIDPLTGESTEVGEFELNLSSLAFDNTGRLYGSSDSSLYEINPATAAVDLITDQLSVFRFDDLAFDPLDNTMLGLGFDGEYRLFEIDPATGDSTSIGESVFRPSGLAFVYTASSLLAGDYNGNGIVDAADYTVWQDSFGSTTNLAADGNGNGVIDAADYTVWQDNFGAGNASALGLLPIPEPGTLALMTLGVSVLMPRRKARV
- a CDS encoding 6-phosphofructokinase, giving the protein MSAGNAVIGQSGGPTAVINQSLVGVVEALQASIAAGEGKVNKILGAHHAVAGMVKDDYIDLTTRTQDFLDRIADTPSSALGSSRDKPDAAYCKRIFESFAKQDVHYFFYAGGNDSSDTCRIIAEMAAEQGYDLTAYHVPKTIDNDLMVNDHTPGFGSAAKFVAQAFMGDNLDNAALPGIKINIVMGRHAGFLTAASMLGRREGKNDGPHLIYVPEADFSEEKFLADVERVYTQHGRCLIAVSEGIHDSDGNPMMTKLQDEVEKDAHGNVQLSGTGALGDLLAGLIKTKLGEKLGQKLRVRADTFGYLQRSFVGCASAVDQAEARQCGREAVKHALAGEHKSGSIAMIRKPGDAYEIEYKRIEIKEVAALTQHLDPKYILDGCDIAESFRDYAGPIVGDLPVVESF